From the genome of Grus americana isolate bGruAme1 chromosome 4, bGruAme1.mat, whole genome shotgun sequence:
ACCGTTGGGTGTAGGAGGCGCTGGCTCCGCTGggtccttcccctccctggcagcggcggcagccgcctctcattcctcctcctcctcctgccccttctcACCCGCTGTAACCGGTTCCTCCGACAGCGTGTCCGGTGGGTCGCCGCCGCCCTCTCCGTTCCCTTCGGCGGCCGCTGCTGCGCATCATCAAAACATGCAGGATGAGCTGCTCCTGGGGGtgacacagcagcagccaggcagcgagaggctgggcagcagccccgCATCAGGACACCCCCCTCCCGGCCACCCCTCCTCTGACTTTAAACCCAGTCTCAGCCCCCACCAGGATTTAAACAAGCAGCAACCGCAGCAGCAACAGCCGCCGCCTCCTCAGCTGAGCCAGAAGAGGAAAGAgtttaagcagcagcagctcagcagcccagcccagctcggcAGCAGCCACCCCCTGAATAACCACCACCCCCCAGACTATCATCAccacccccctcagcagcagcagcagcagttcagcCACCCCACTGACAAgtaccagcagcaggagcacaggcaacagcagcagctccagctcctcagCGCTCACCCCCCGGAGCCGCCGCGGACGGGGGACTACCCGCACCACCGGCCCCTCAGCCCCGCCGAGCACAAGGGCGGCGCGGACAGGGGGGGTTCAGAGCAGCTCGCCCCTTCCTGCCAGGGGGGATCGGTGTCCGCGGACACCAATGTGGGGGTGGCCGCCGCCTCCAGCGTGAATCCGCCTCCGTCTCCTCCTCATCTGCAGGCGAGAGCCAAGCTGCCCCCCATGGAGTCCCCCCCGAACAGCCACTTGCTGGGCAGCCCCGGGAACCTCCTGCCCGGCGGGCTAGGCTCTGGCTtcagcagcctgcagagcccGGAGATCCCCAGCCCCCATCACCAGAGCGGGGGCGGCTCCTCCTCGGCggcttcccctcctcctccgccgcTGCCCGGCTTCGGCACCCCCTGGTCGGTGCAGACCTCGTCGCCGCCTCCGCAGCAGACGCAGCAGCCTCCGGTCtccagcggcggcggcggcgggcagaTCAGTGCGATGCCGCCCCCGAGCCCGGAATCCGAGACCAGCTTCTACCCGGGGATCCCGTCATCGATCAACCCCGCTTTCTTCCAGAGCTTCTCGCCAGTGTCTCCTCACAACCCCTGCGCCGGGCCCTTCAGCAGCCCCTTCTcggccgccgcccccccgccgccgccgcagaTGAATTtacctcagcagcagcagcagcaacagcagaacCGGAGATCCCCTGTGagcccccagctccagcaccaaCACcaggcggcggccgccgccgccgccttcctgcagcagagaaacTCCTACAACCACCACCAGGTaccgggcggcggcgggagggacGGGCAGCCGCGGCGGGGCGGCAGGGAGCCCGGGGGAACCGGCTCCGGAAGGGAGACGGGGACGAGGGGGAGCCCTGGGACGGGGGACGGGAGGAGGACGTAGGGATGTGAGGCGGGGGGGAGCTCCGCTCCCCTCGTTTCGCTAGTCGCGGGAGCCGGGAGGTTTCTCTTTCCCCGCTGCAGGCGCCAGGCGAGGCTGCGCGGCGGTGACAGCCCAGCGAGACGGCGGAGGCAGGGCGGGGCCCGGCCGCGGTCGCCCCGCCGCGCTCGGCAGGCTAAGGGCCGCTGGTGGCCGGCGGGAGGGCACCTGCGCCCCCCGCCCGGTGCAGGGCCAGACTGGAAGGCGGCCGTCGGGGTCGGGCCGGGAGGCAGTTGGCAGCGGCCCGCCCCACGCCCGGCCGCTGCTCCCCGCCCGTTCCGGGTGGCAGGTGGCGGGGCGGCCGTTTCGGCCGCGTACCTTGGGCTGTGACCGGCCTTTCGGCCGTCGGCTACCCAGGGACGTCGTTTCTTTTCGGGATGAGAGGAGGGGGTTTCCTCTTATAAAAGAGGTTAAACGTTCCTTTTCCTGTCACGAAGGGGTCTCACCGTGAAAATATCGCCCGTGCCCCCGCGCAGTCGTCCGTAGCGAGCGCGGTGTCCCCGAACAATGAGCCTGACAGCTCCGGCCGGTACCTCTGCCCGGgaagccccttccccaggctccAACCTGCCCTCGCAGCCCTGGGCGTGCTCGGTTGGATCAGGTCACCGAAAGTACATTCAAATGGAAAAGCTGTCAACGTTGTCGCCTTTTCAGGGGTTTTGCCCGAAATTAGTTGAATTTGTATCCAAAGACAGCGCTGCGTTTCGGGTTACCATAGTTCTGCTACCGGTTTTAATCAAGCGGCATGTTAAAATGGAAGTTTGCCTTTCTTCCTGGAACGAAATGTTCATTGtcagaaatcagagaaaagcAGATCCACGTTAATATTACCTGATAGTGCATTATAGCCACATCTTGCTCTGATCATCTGCTCGGTTATGAAAGGCCAAAGTTATATAGGCCTCatctcaatttttctttcattctagTATTAAATCCTGTCAGTTTTAATCGGTAGCGCTGGATTTGTGAAGCATTTCTGTCAGAACTGGAATCTGACATGAAGTGTGCCTGCCCAAGAACCGATTTGGATGCACCATGATTAGGTGCTAGTTGTCCTTGATGTCTATAATAACCCGCTTCAAACAAATTCCAAAGCAATTCTTCAACAGTGAGGTGTACAGGAATTTTCTCTCACCTACAAGTTGTAGGTAAACTTAAACAGTGCCATGACAGCACAGCTAGCAATATTAGAGGCTTGTTAACATTTGGCATTATCTCTTAAGGTTTGTTTCACAATAGAGTGCCTGCCTCTCCCAAAATTCCAACCAAAGTATTCAAGTTTTACAACATAATTATCTCTAATTATATAGAATGGGATGTTTTCCTGATTACTTGACCAAAAATGGCTTTAttggcatttttgtttgttttcggggggggtgtgggggtgtggaTGGGGGGGGtgttataattttgtttttctgtcttcagaaagttctgttttatttaatacatAATGTATTGAcatgctttaaaattttaagttatTAGAATTACAAGCTGAGGGTTGCTTGCAGCCAAGCTTAGAGATAAAAGTACCTCATTTTgacttcacagaagaactgaatTTAGAATATACACACACGCCATTTCTGTTTGAGAAAATGCCTTTCCAAGAACAGTCAGATTTGAGAACACCAAAGATAAATACTGTTCTTTACTGTCAGTCAGGCTCAGTGGGTCCACCTCTTGGTAGTACGACAACCACTATAGGTCACACTTTAGCATAAGTTGTGGCTTAGGAGTAAAAACTTACCATCCTGTAAAATCTTCCCTCTAAAAACTGCTTACATTTTCATATTGAGGAATCTAGTGCACTTGTtagatacagaaatattttatagtacatctaaattaaaaaaaatctgaagaagcCCCCCAGATTCCAGCCTGCAGAATTCCACAGATAGTCCTGTTCATTACTCCAGAAATACTTGAGCAGTGGCTTCagaataatgcattttaatgtggaaatgTTAAGATAGCTCCTTCAAACAGATTCTCTGTACAGTAATCAGTGCTTTTTTTGCTCTTATATGGTAATACTGAGTGATACTCAAAATACTCGGGGAAAAATCAGTCTGCcatctgaattttaatttttaaatttctgctcACTGTAGTGAAATACTACTACTCACTGAGtagaaataattattattagtagaataataattaattttacctcaatttttaaaattgatctCTTTGAAATTCTTGTGTTATTTTTCCAGAGATCTTGCTATATAGTACCAAATAAAGTACGATTAAATAGTCTCAGGGTTTTTGTAACACAGTTTTACACCCTGGAATTGTCTTCTGCATAGCTTTAAAGAATGCTACCGATTTCTGAAATGGTAATCTAAATTGCTTGCACAAGTACTGCAGGTTTTTGGGGCGGTGAATGAGGGAGTGggaattacaattttttttatgatgctgtgttaagttttcttctttgcctcagtaATGAATTGATATGTTATCAGGAAAGAGTCCTTTATAGAAGTCTCTGCGCATTGATTACTTGGTGGCTggttgcttgggttttttgtgttttgttgttggctgttgattttttttaattttcaaagtagaaaaacatttcaagtattttcaaaataatataaatgaatCTTTGTTTTTAGCCTCTTCTGAAGCAGTCGCCCTGGAGCAATCAGAGTAGCGGCTGGAGCACAGG
Proteins encoded in this window:
- the CPEB2 gene encoding cytoplasmic polyadenylation element-binding protein 2 isoform X1; translated protein: MGDHSLGLPQTATSGTSPPLGVGGAGSAGSFPSLAAAAAASHSSSSSCPFSPAVTGSSDSVSGGSPPPSPFPSAAAAAHHQNMQDELLLGVTQQQPGSERLGSSPASGHPPPGHPSSDFKPSLSPHQDLNKQQPQQQQPPPPQLSQKRKEFKQQQLSSPAQLGSSHPLNNHHPPDYHHHPPQQQQQQFSHPTDKYQQQEHRQQQQLQLLSAHPPEPPRTGDYPHHRPLSPAEHKGGADRGGSEQLAPSCQGGSVSADTNVGVAAASSVNPPPSPPHLQARAKLPPMESPPNSHLLGSPGNLLPGGLGSGFSSLQSPEIPSPHHQSGGGSSSAASPPPPPLPGFGTPWSVQTSSPPPQQTQQPPVSSGGGGGQISAMPPPSPESETSFYPGIPSSINPAFFQSFSPVSPHNPCAGPFSSPFSAAAPPPPPQMNLPQQQQQQQQNRRSPVSPQLQHQHQAAAAAAAFLQQRNSYNHHQPLLKQSPWSNQSSGWSTGNISWGGMHGRDHRRTGNMGIPGTMNQISPLKKPFSGNVIAPPKFTRSTPSLTPKSWIEDNVFRTDNNSNTLLPLQDRNRMYDSLNMHSLENSLIDIMRAEHDPLKGRLSYPHPGTDNLLMLNARSYGRRRGRSSLFPIDDGLLDDGHSDQVGVLNSPTCYSAHQNGERIERFSRKVFVGGLPPDIDEDEITASFRRFGPLVVDWPHKAESKSYFPPKGYAFLLFQEESSVQALIDACIEEDGKLYLCVSSPTIKDKPVQIRPWNLSDSDFVMDGSQPLDPRKTIFVGGVPRPLRAVELAMIMDRLYGGVCYAGIDTDPELKYPKGAGRVAFSNQQSYIAAISARFVQLQHGDIDKRVEVKPYVLDDQMCDECQGARCGGKFAPFFCANVTCLQYYCEFCWANIHSRAGREFHKPLVKEGADRPRQIHFRWN
- the CPEB2 gene encoding cytoplasmic polyadenylation element-binding protein 2 isoform X2, which gives rise to MGDHSLGLPQTATSGTSPPLGVGGAGSAGSFPSLAAAAAASHSSSSSCPFSPAVTGSSDSVSGGSPPPSPFPSAAAAAHHQNMQDELLLGVTQQQPGSERLGSSPASGHPPPGHPSSDFKPSLSPHQDLNKQQPQQQQPPPPQLSQKRKEFKQQQLSSPAQLGSSHPLNNHHPPDYHHHPPQQQQQQFSHPTDKYQQQEHRQQQQLQLLSAHPPEPPRTGDYPHHRPLSPAEHKGGADRGGSEQLAPSCQGGSVSADTNVGVAAASSVNPPPSPPHLQARAKLPPMESPPNSHLLGSPGNLLPGGLGSGFSSLQSPEIPSPHHQSGGGSSSAASPPPPPLPGFGTPWSVQTSSPPPQQTQQPPVSSGGGGGQISAMPPPSPESETSFYPGIPSSINPAFFQSFSPVSPHNPCAGPFSSPFSAAAPPPPPQMNLPQQQQQQQQNRRSPVSPQLQHQHQAAAAAAAFLQQRNSYNHHQPLLKQSPWSNQSSGWSTGNISWGGMHGRDHRRTGNMGIPGTMNQISPLKKPFSGNVIAPPKFTRSTPSLTPKSWIEDNVFRTDNNSNTLLPLQDRNRMYDSLNMHSLENSLIDIMRAEHDPLKGRLSYPHPGTDNLLMLNGRSSLFPIDDGLLDDGHSDQVGVLNSPTCYSAHQNGERIERFSRKVFVGGLPPDIDEDEITASFRRFGPLVVDWPHKAESKSYFPPKGYAFLLFQEESSVQALIDACIEEDGKLYLCVSSPTIKDKPVQIRPWNLSDSDFVMDGSQPLDPRKTIFVGGVPRPLRAVELAMIMDRLYGGVCYAGIDTDPELKYPKGAGRVAFSNQQSYIAAISARFVQLQHGDIDKRVEVKPYVLDDQMCDECQGARCGGKFAPFFCANVTCLQYYCEFCWANIHSRAGREFHKPLVKEGADRPRQIHFRWN